AGACAGCCATGTTAAACCTGATTGGCACCTTTAATATATGTTGTTGAAACAGCTGCAgttttcgtaataatcatctgAAAATTGAATGTAAATTATGTGTTTGTAGCTGAAATGATTTCCCAGCTGGTAGGTAAGTATTGTAAGCAATTTGACTGAACTATATTTACGAAAACAAAAGTAAATTAGCATGCAAGTCTATGGGAATTTCACTAATAATGCCTCACCAATGACCAACTACTGTAAGTACTTGTCAGTCGTCAAAATTCtcatagacttacatgttattttAGTGTAGGtgtaataattttcttttttttttcagtttgggTTATTTGGTTGTCAAATTCTGCAGATTGTTAGAAAATCATCTTGGTCACAGACACAGAATTTCCTAGCAATGTTTCTGCTGCACCAAATTAACACGCCAATCCGAATACTTATGTTCAGCCATGGCAATGAGTCTGTATGACGTCAGTTTGATAATAACAAGCAAGGATGATATAAATAACCAGTGACTGATACTATGACCACAGATCCATGCAAACAGAAAATGATGACATGATCATAGATGAGACGTGCCTTTGCCTAGACTTGTTAAAATGTGACACAGCTTAAAATGTTTAGGGTGCAAATTTATTAAAGTTCTAAATATTTTGGAGAAAAATATTCAGCTTCCAGTTGAAAATCAACGTCTTCCCAAACCAAGTGGTTTGCTCCCATTAATATCCTTTTCTATCACCAGGTTTCTCAATTTCCCGAATGCTTGTAAACTGTGTTTATCTTTCCACTACCGGCATTTCTACAATGTGTATGGAAAGTGGCACCCACAAAATAAAAGTAGTTATGGGTATTTTCTTTTCTATATTGCATGTCCAAACTAAAAAATACCACTAAAAGAAATTACCTATATTTGAGCTGATAATTGTTCAGGTAATTTCAAGGGTTGCCCTAAATTACCTTAGTGTGTTATGCAACCTTTATGGTTGGTCACACTGTGCGAAGTCGTCATGTATAAGATGCGTTTGATTCCAGATCGTGTTTGTTTACTTTATACTTTATGTTTCAGATGAAGAAGATGAAATATTAGAAAGCAGGATGAAGGCCATTGGATTGGGTATTTTCCTCATCTCTTTGGTTGTCTCAAGCTCAGCAGTCCCCTTGACACTAATAAAGGTAACCTGTATATCTGATGACTAGTTCACAGGGCGCTGCCATTGTGTTTCAATACACcaggtggtgggatagcctagtggttaaagcattcgcctCTCACACCGCCTGTGCATTCCCCACAGATCAGAGCCAGTTATACTTGGCCACTTGAcataatttccatagacttgcTTGTTGATCTAGTTTCGATAAATAACTGTCATGACTTTACTTTTCGTGATATCCAAATCAAATTTCCAGgtttgtgaggaatcatcttaCCTTTGTTTATTTATCGACTGGCAACAAATTAATCAACAAATGTACAGTGCCGTGAACTCTTTATCATGGGGGTCTATGGGTTTGTGCATTTTGGATCCATACCTAAGTTGAAAAATGTGTTGTCTTTAGCTGAATAGTGGTCGGAAATGTGAActgagcagagcagagcagagatAATTTCACATTTGCCTGTTAATTTTTTACAGAGATCCATCCTAAACGTATTTctgaaattcatgaaaaattatttatgctacattaaaataacatccaagtctatggaaattaggTCTAGTGGCCCAGTATGACTGACACGGGGCCAGTTCTGATGTCCGACgatctgatattgctggatggAAATTACCTCTAGTGGCCTAGTATGACTGGCATATCTGGTGTCCCGCAATTTGATATTGCTAATATTGCTAGATGTACCACAGGTGGCGTAAatctaaagtcactcactcactccaagttATCCAGTTTAGGAAGCTTGATATCTGACTTGGGCAGAAAACCTATTGCACGTGATTGTTGGGTTCTCTCTGGTTTACCCCCACCAGGATATAACTAAAATCTGTGTAAAACCATGCCCATCACAATCAAAATCTTTCATCAGTATCAGTATATCTTTCATCAGTATCAGTAAATCTTTCATCAGTATCAGTAAATCTTTCATCAGTATAGTTTGGAACTCTATGACACAGTACTACATACTGTCTAGTGGGTGGTAGTCAGTGCAGGCATGTGTTTCAAGGCCATGTGATTTTAGAAACAGCCTTGTGGCATGTAATAtaggaccgttcataatttatggctaaagGGTGTGATTATGATGTTATGGGGGTCATCCATTTTGTTTTGGgggtgggatggggtgggggTCATCAATGTTGCATTTTTttccagaaaaatattaaatacataTGCTTAAGAAGTGCGGGGATGGGTGACACTGTCTCTGTGCATGACATACAAGGCGGGGCAACTTAATATGAACGTTGATTTTTAgacgtttttgtttgtttgtttgttatatttttggGGTGGAGAGGTGGGGAAGGTGGCGGGTGTTGTCAGTCACATTGTATATGCTTCTCCATGAAAATCATCGTCATCCCCAGCGAACCATAAAACATGAACGTTCCCTAAAGGTCTTTGCTATGACCGTGGTTTTTCTCAGGATCCTGCCATCCCGCAGTTATGTATGTCGTCTGCTGACTGTGAGGCTGTCAACCAAGTGTGCCTGAGGCCGCCGAGCCAGAACTACGGACATTGTATTGTTAAGGTATATTGATATACAGATTTGTATTCCTGGTGGTAATAGTCTAAAGATAGGCCAAGTTACAATATACATAACAAATCTACCGTAGAgaactgggcctagattttcgaagctctcattgcgctaagatagtcttaagaTATCGttgatgtatggcacttacgactatcgtagcgctaagagagcttcgaaaatcaaggcccTGATGTTGACCTGGAATGTAGTCAAGTGTCAGCTGCAAGTTGTCTTCCTTGAAACGTAAATTTCGGCAAAAATACTCTACATATGATTTTACCTTTAAAAATTACCCGTAAAAGATCCGGcagagaattgatcttcagcaacccacgcttatcctaagaggcgactgacggaatcgggtggtcaagcaGGCTGACTTTGTAAACACTTGCCATcgcatcccaactgcatagatgtTCGcattgttgattatttacagactgaacgCTGAATGCTGAATGCAatatcaaccaaccaaccattcaAACTTGAAATCTTTGATAAGCTTGATTGAAGTGGAAGGGGGTGCTGAGACTTTTAACTTTGAATTAGCTACTAATCAGTCTCTTGTTCTGCATGGCGGTTGGGTGAAAGGTGGCAAAACGGTACATTCATCACAATGAAAACCCCAGTTCAATTCCCGGGTACAGTGTGTCAAGGTGATTTCTAGTGCCCCCCTCCTTGTTACTGCTGTAAATCTACGAACTCTGACGtgaaatcatactcactcactcattcactctctcactcacttgtgtTTCATAACAGGGAGCGCTAACTGCAACAAACGAAGGTCTGACCACCCTAAGACCTGCTGTTTCAGTACAACCCAGGAAGGCTGAGCGCCCTAAGAGGGAAGTCATTAATAATTGTATGTATATACTTGTTGTATTGATTTATACCAGTGAATATCGTTGTTGACATTGGTCTTTAGTAAttcttgcttgtcgtaagggacgACTGAGGGTTGCTGTGTGACTTGATTGATACATTTGATGAACTTTAGATAAGTGATCACGCTGTCAGTCACTTGAATGTTTGGTCCAAACTCGGATAGCGCACTGTCATTCTTGGAGATCCCGATTAGATTTTGTCTCCAGTAACCCcttgcttgtcgcaagagacgGTTaggggatcggttggtcaggctcgctcggATCACTTATCTACATGGATGCTCATACAGTCGATTACTGGACTGTCTGTATCAGACTGGATTGTTTAGAGATTGTCaccatatggctgtaatattgctgagtgcagcggaaaacaacaaacaaaactagcATTATTACCACACACTCACTGGTCTCATCTCAATCCCATGAGACATCTGAGACAGCACCCACCTGACAATTTCACGTTGTCACAACTTTGTCACAAAATAGTTAAAGGTTATTCTTTGGACTCCCATTTACGTTGGCACAACGCTATATTCTAACGTGATACGTTTTTTACGTCGCAGCAAGATTAAGCCATTTGCTGCTAACATATTTACGTtgccttaaaggtcacatgcaacataaaacacaactttgcagattctggtacatTTTGGTatacacttaccgaaacaaatcataaaaaatgccaattcaacctaaaaagttgaaaaaacgcgatgaaaaaaagcccgcgaaatcggagttcaaacgtttcactaaattccccccagctctggggggaaaactggtttcaacggctgcactgcgtccataacgcatgcgcagtgaataggttcgcggagcttgaaacagtatgcatgctgaggtcgtgagcagtagtctaatcttggttgtgtacacaaacaagtaaataatctactcgttacgtaaaaaaaacttgttgattgtggtgagtagtctctgtcacagagaaagctcagtgcctggtttattcacacctatatgtctgtctgcctgtctgctaaagacaacatgcaatacacagcttcaatcattgaccacgtgcgatTTGAacataacacctatcagactatacgacgtaaagaaaataagttgatttatgactcgtgcacccgagtcccgtgtttGCCACATtgtgtaattaggcacgtgtgatacacatgacatgtatttatgcctgtgggttgcaaacaaactacatgtacattcatttttttcggatgactggatctgacggaaactggtgaaaactcttgtcagtttcaagtcctgctctgcacttggacgaatgacagattccagccgcgCAGTAGTGTACCATCTCTACTAACaagatttttgattggatcgagcgcaaattcagagaacatgtattttgaaaacccaacatctctatatacattcttcatggataacaacttcttttagtgtatatgattttttgtttgacaacagtatatgaatccatactgaaacgatgcatcaagtacacaaaaagaagttgttatccataaagaatcttactttcttgtgactcgccatacttctaaaatgcccatcaaacagatcatctttctgtacacacaatgaacccccagcatatcagcaaatgaaacagccaatcggaagccgtcgttacacttgagtgcacatccacccgctatggctgggttcggtctcccgagggcttcgtttcgggggaagtaagcccaagtcaaaatattgcacttttgaatcgcgattgtacgcttataattttgttcctttgtatttttaaaagcagcaatgtatattatatgtcatgaataagtgataaatgtgttttaattatgtttgattttttggttgcatgtgacctttaacgttCTGTTTGACGTTAATAGTGGAATACTTACATTGCGACATAACGTTAAATGACGTACATGTATAACTAACTTTGTGTCAAGACTTTACCAGCGTTCTCACAACGTTGCGGAAGCAGGACAGGGAATGCGCCACATTAGTTTTGTAGTTGGTGCTACATTCTGCAACCTTAAGCCACATGTCCAAGGCCAGCATCTGTTGTCCATAACAACACTGACCAACTGAAAATGTCCAAAGTTATGACTGGAACTCAAACTATTTTGTGGAGCAGCATGAACTTTAACTGTCACACAACAGGGCACGGTATATCCAAGTCTGAATCTATATACATGAAAGTAAAGGATATTGATATTTTGGAAATGATATTATTTTGGAAGCAAAAAGTATGATTGTGTATGGACTTAGAAAATGATTACTGGGTAACCCGGAGTAATGGCGTCTAAGCGCTTTCGACATTATCAAGTGCATGGATACAGGCGCTTTATAAATGACCTTTATcattttattacatttaatATTATCGGCAGCTGTCCCCGCTAGTGGTTTGGAGACTGATGTAGACCTAGTCTGGTCGTATGGAAAGACTTGTCAGTCTTCTGCCGACTGTGATGCTGTCAACCAATCGTGTGTCATTCCAATTGACCACGTTTATGGGCGTTGTATTGCCAAGGTAAGACTTGCTGAATttaccagggcctagattttcgaacctCTCTTAGCGTTAATATAGTCGTAAGTTTATGATAGTGTagggcacttacgactatcttagcgctaagagagcttcgaaattcTAGGCCCAGGGCTATAATGATTCACTCATTTTTTTTAATTCGTTTCTTTGTATGTGATAACTATCATGTGATTGAAACGAATAACCATTAtgtaacaaacataaaaaaattgaTATGACTCTTGGAAATGGAAACCACGACCCGATCCAAAAAACGTTTGAAGCGCTACGACATTCGTGAGCCAGGCGTGCACTGTAGAGTTACGGCATGTCAAAactacgaacactttgtggatcaggACCTTTGGTGATTAGGAGAGGCTTTGTGGAGTATAAAACAACTTAATTTGTCGACACTTGCCGACAAATTTGGCACTTGTGGAATCTATTGGGCGCAATACATTTCAACTGTGAAAAACATCTTTTGAAAACATTGAAGGGAAAGCCAGCGTCATGTAAATGTGATCGAAATAGTTTGTTATTGCCATGTACAATCCGAGACTGTCATTTTAAATTATCTGCTCCGAATAATTTTGTCAACAGAAACAGGGAAGCCACAATGCCACCACTCCCAGAATTGTGCAGGATGTTGCAGAACAATTAGAGAAGACAGGAAAAGAGATCGATGGAATGTCACAAACAGGACAAAATAAGACCAAACAGTTGCGGAAACGCTTGCAGCGAAACAGTGACAGGATTGGAAACATCAGGTAATTTGTTTTATTGTGCCTGTTGTCTCTTCAAGATCAGACACTGGCCAGGGAATATAGACGACTTTGTTGTGTGTATAATATACCATTAaaaggtaggggatattccaaTTTCCGAGCATACCACTTGccaatacaaaaatatttgagaaaaagtaatacataTTCATACAGATAAAACATGTCCAAAGGAATTGAATAAAATGTAACATTCTGTTTtagtttctcttcatcatctgtttcctctttttatcaatcttgtataTCCTATATCCCCTACTTTCTTTAATGGTATTGTTTAGGGCGACACTTTACTTTGTTATATTGCACCACAGGGAGGAGGCTTTATTTCCTATATTCATTACTAACACTGAGGACGTTGAGGTaacctagtggtgaaagcgttcgctcttcacgccaaaGATTcgccacatgggcacaatgagtgaagcccatttctggtgcccctcgAAGTGatgttgcgggaatattgctaaaagggtccaaaaactaaagtcactctgTCCCTTTGCTAATGCTATGCCCCTAATACCTTGTAGGTCACAGCTTCAGCCCAGGGTACCGTCTACCCGTGATACAACCAAACAGTATCGAAAGCGTTCCCTAAATCTGGATTTAGACCTAGACACTGCGCTGGATAAAACTTTGTCAGACTTGGAGGTCAGTAGGATAAGCAACAGTGTGAAGGTGAGGGCACCCATGTTGGGGAAAACCAAGGCTAAAGCATCATTAAAGAACGCATCAGGAAAGAAGGATGATGCTGGTGTGAATGTAAAGGGTGATGTAGAGATCCATGTGACACACCATGTCATACATACCACAGCTGATAACAGAACCATTGGCAACTCGTCTAATACATCCAAAACCGTGAAAACCAATCAATTTCATGGGCTTGAAACCAACTGGAGGAGGATCATTAATGGTAAACATGATTTACTGAATGCATCTCTTCCTCGCCAGCAACTTGGCTTACATCAGATGGGGGTTCTCTTAGCCAGTGTGGCCAAGGCTATAAAACATGACATCAACAGAGATCCTTTCAAACATGGCAGTGACAAATATTATTCGGAAGACTTTAGCGACATTCAAAAGAAGGAACATCGTGGCCATGATCACGCATTTAAATATGATGACACGAAAGATCTTCGTCATAGAcctgatgatgacgatgaggaTAGGCATGAGAATGAAGAGGAAGAAAAAAATGAGAGTGAGGATGAGGACAAAAATGATAGTAGAAAAGAGGAAAAGGAAAAAGATGAGGAAGGAAGGGATACGAGGAAAGATGACTATGAGTATGAGGATGAAGAAGGTAATGAAGATGAAGATCAGGATACCGACGAAGAGCAGACCACggatgaggatgaagaggatGAGTCAGAGGATGTCAAACGTAAGCGGACGCGCTCTTATGCTAATAAACCCAGAACATTAAACAAGAATATGAAGGGTTCGCGGAAACAAAAGCGAAGTTTTGGTATTGTTCAGGAAGCTGTCGAAGCAATATTTTCTGACAATCATCGAGAATCAGAAAAATCGAGCAAAGACTCAGATGAGAAATCAGACAGAGACAGAAGAAATGTCGCATCTTTGGAGGAGTTAAGTCCCGTATCTGTCTATGAGGCAGCCATTGAGCAAGATGCACACCCACAACCCTCTTCAACCATCCCTCAACTACATTCGGATGTGTTCTCTCCCACGCATGTGCCATCACATCAAGAGGATTCTCAACAAAGCGCAGGTAGCTGTTATTTTTGCTCATTTACAGAAAGAATCTCTCAAAGTCACGGGATTATTGACTCTTATGCGCCGGTAGCTTTGAGAAAATGATTGATAGTTCTCGTGTTGGTGTTACAATACAATTAATTTAATTGTCTTTGGGCTGAtgcttttcagttttgttttcagttgttgCCAGGGCTTCTTTCACAAAGTtcaaaggtgatcgtaagtcactaaggtaaccttagtgcaatgttgaagaatgggagttaaggtaaaCCTTAAGAAAGGTTGCCTTGTGAAAAGAGCCCCAGTTCAGTGTGTTTAAGTACAACTGCTTCTCTTTTATTCAAAGTGTATCAATCAATCTAGGATTTAGTTACATGTGCCTATGTCTCACACAGTCTTCTATTTTACTCACCTGGCTTAACAACATTGTTGTATTCTAACAGTCGATTGAGAAAAGAATTGATCTCAGATGTGACAAATTCAAGTAAAAGTTAAATCTATTCTCTTATGAAATTCAGTTTTTTTCGTTCATCATATAACCATTTGCCGTTTGAAAAAGAAAGATGATCGTGTATACCAATGTGATAGTTGAAGTAAAATATGTTGTCTTAATGATGGTGGATTTCACTAATAAAAGTTTCTCACCTATGTAAAATCATGATGTGCTTAATTATTAAAGCATAGTTATTCTTCTTTTTGCATGGCAGTGCAAGATTGGTTTCTCACCATTTAATCTTCTTCTGGATGTACCAGTAGTTCATTGTTATTTTCCTTTTTAATGAATCTTTCTTTGCAAAGCacgaaaaatattgaaaaacagAAAATCAGAATCACGAGGACTTGCTTTCATGGTGTGCGGACAATCATATCATAATTTGCGTTTAATGAATGAATAGGATCAAAATGCTGTGAGTCAGATCTGCTGTTTTAATGGACTATGTGCAGTGCTCCAGATAAGGcgcgtatttgcgtattttactcaataaaaatcacatttactcaattaattacaaatctgagAGTACCAAAAAGAAAAAACGCACAAAAATCACATAAAACCCAACAGGTCTATGATACCTTGCGTACTTTACCCAATTAACTAACTTGGCTTTCTTGCGATTCGTCgcccaaactctacaacagtATTAGCAAAGGGTAGGCGATGCctatataaattataaatatacTGTTATAGCCGTAGCCACTGTCCGGAGTTTACTATAATAGTCACATGACGtccatgttgagtatttgaAAATGACTAAAACTATTTTGCAATATGACAATTAATAACAACTTTACTCCACTGAgaagcatttatatttatatatgcagGAGAGTTGTTGacccaataaggataagaaactccATGTagaagtactcaattctttaacttagtgggagtatacaaaatgctagttactcctcaaaataTGCAATTACGCGgaagtaaatacccaattgcaTGAAGAGTTATCTGGATCCCTGTATATGTAGTCTGGGTCCTGATCCAGCAAGAGTTCGTAATATTACGACCTGACCCGTCGTAATTCCATAGTTTATGGTAAACTTGCGAATCTCGACCTCAAGATAAGAATCTCAAGACCTAACAAAGAACTCTTTGTTTACTGTTACAGCCAGCAACAAGTGGAGCGAGTGCAGTGTCACGTGCGGCCTGGGAACACGGAAAAGGATGAAGGTGTGTGCAGGCACCAGCTGCACACCCGGGCAAATACAGATCAAACCATGCATGATGCCCATCTGCTGATGTCGATGTGTCCAGAGTTGACCATGGCGTTCTGGAAAACCCAGACCTCACTCCTCCAAGTGACTTACCTGATAGTCACGTCATTTAATCAGGAACTTAATTCAGCCTTGGACGGACTTAAAGGGAAACTTTTCAGTTTTCACACGCCCTGGTTTCTAAATCATTTTCAGTGATTGCAGCAACGTATGGTTATTGACAAACGCTTATAACGAACAGACGGATATGACGAACGTCTTTGGTTCTGACCCttgctgtatattttattgGAAACGAATATAATCAGGGAGACCCTACCAAGTTGTAAATTATCCCCGTTGTAACAAACTACCTTTATAATGAACGTAAACTTGTAGGCCCAATAGGTTCGTTATTTGGGTCATTGTTTCTTGGATGGTTGGATTACTGAATGTTGTGTTCTTACATTGTCGGTAGTGAAGAAACCGATCTCAACTGCACTCATGAGACAGTAAAAGTTGCCATATTCTCACATATATACGGGACAAAATAAGTCatggatattggtattttcagGATTGATATTGCATCAGTGTGTAAATGAagaaatagatcattattcacattttgaaaatttaccTATATCCCTAACTATGTTTGTGCAGTATGTATGTCAAGCGGGAAAATCAGATCAAGGGCAGTAACTCTTATCCGTCTACAATGTTTCAAACTTGCCCTGTTTCTTTAGCAAAGTATATGTATTTCCTACTGACAAGAGACAATTAGGGTAGAAATTGAGTATTGGGATTTTAGGCTGCGTATATGCTGGTCTCCAACAGTAGCATTGATTATAACATTCCACTTGATATATCTTGATCACGATTTAAATAGAAGAAAGAAATGGAAtagttaaattattttttaaagaaatgagtCGTGAGAAACAGGAAATTTTGTTGTGTTATCATTGCTAAGGTCAAACAGTTGTGTGGTGAGTCTCCTAAAGACGTTGTTGTACGCAGCATCCATGAAGTAGTGAAGTAGTGAAGTAGTGAAGTAGTGCGTTGACAATAACGAACTTGAATCCAATAGTCAAAGACACAGTTTTAcacattaacataaacaaaattgCTTTCTTGGTTGTTTCATCTTAGGGAATGTGTGTTCATTGTGCATTGTGTGGTACACAGTGTAAATAATCGGGGATGATTATTACGTCGTCATTCTTTCATCCCGAAATTGTGTCCTCTATTCActctgtaatttgtttattcATCCTGTGATTTGTTCATCCAGATATTCGTGAATATAGAGGTAACTGGGTCTAGAttttttcgaagctctcttacaGTTAAGAAAGTATTAagttaatgttgatgtatgaCTCTTACGGTCAATATGAAAACgaggagagcttcgaaaatctaggtatGTAGATTAATGCTTAACATTTTAAGGGGGTATCGAATAAAAGAATATCACTGAAGTTGTTGTCAGATACCCTTCAGGAAGAGCATGTTCGTATCAAGGCAAGacatgtactgaacagcaaaagaaatgcaactttggtctttaaatagaagacatacacatgaacattttttctctaaaattgcgtttcttttgtttttcagtatattttgtacataacTTGTGTGATAGCATTGcatttgtaatatatatatatatagattatATCGTTCGCTGTTATTAGATGGActtgtgttttgtgattacGGTGTCACATTATGTGTGGATTCAAGGCCACCaagaaaaaatgttattttaagcCTCACCCAGCTGTATTTACAGATATAGGACACCGGACTGGATACCACGCAGATGACTTCAGACAGCTATATGAAATCAGTGGCATAATTCAACCAAACATTGCAACCCATTCGTTATGTTTTTAAacagtatgtttgtatgtttaaagccgcattcagcaatattatagaCATTTGGCGGTTGTCAGTacataatcgtgtctggaccagacactctagtgatcaacattatgcgcattaatctacacaattgggaaacgatgacgtgtcaatcaggTCAGTgggtctgaccatccgatcccgtcagtcgacCCTTACAGCAAgcttgaagaccaattctaccctaTCTCGGGTAACAACAAGCCGTTGCAGCAGAACAAACAACATTGTACATACTTACAGCAAAAACCAAATACAAAAGCACAACCACTGATGCAGAATTGCACTTGAGAGAAAATATAACTGCCTAGtttccctgaaccacattattttctcttctGCCTTGCCCTCCCGTCACTGCTGAAGCTCTAAACGAAGGTTCTTAATTTCTCATCTCACCGGAGCTCCTTTTCAACTTATTCAGAAATTCAAGTACCTCTTGAAGTACGAATCATGGCATCATTATACACCAACAAAAAACCGTTTTACATTAATCTGGACCGCCAAAATGGTCTTGTTAAGAAAGCGTCTGTCTTG
The window above is part of the Haliotis asinina isolate JCU_RB_2024 chromosome 1, JCU_Hal_asi_v2, whole genome shotgun sequence genome. Proteins encoded here:
- the LOC137274273 gene encoding cylicin-1-like — its product is MQVYGNFTNNASPMTNYYEEDEILESRMKAIGLGIFLISLVVSSSAVPLTLIKDPAIPQLCMSSADCEAVNQVCLRPPSQNYGHSVPASGLETDVDLVWSYGKTCQSSADCDAVNQSCVIPIDHVYGRCIAKKQGSHNATTPRIVQDVAEQLEKTGKEIDGMSQTGQNKTKQLRKRLQRNSDRIGNIRSQLQPRVPSTRDTTKQYRKRSLNLDLDLDTALDKTLSDLEVSRISNSVKVRAPMLGKTKAKASLKNASGKKDDAGVNVKGDVEIHVTHHVIHTTADNRTIGNSSNTSKTVKTNQFHGLETNWRRIINGKHDLLNASLPRQQLGLHQMGVLLASVAKAIKHDINRDPFKHGSDKYYSEDFSDIQKKEHRGHDHAFKYDDTKDLRHRPDDDDEDRHENEEEEKNESEDEDKNDSRKEEKEKDEEGRDTRKDDYEYEDEEGNEDEDQDTDEEQTTDEDEEDESEDVKRKRTRSYANKPRTLNKNMKGSRKQKRSFGIVQEAVEAIFSDNHRESEKSSKDSDEKSDRDRRNVASLEELSPVSVYEAAIEQDAHPQPSSTIPQLHSDVFSPTHVPSHQEDSQQSAASNKWSECSVTCGLGTRKRMKVCAGTSCTPGQIQIKPCMMPIC